The Dioscorea cayenensis subsp. rotundata cultivar TDr96_F1 chromosome 11, TDr96_F1_v2_PseudoChromosome.rev07_lg8_w22 25.fasta, whole genome shotgun sequence genomic interval TCTCTACACTAGTTATTTTAAATGCACATCCTCCAGCTCCTTCAATTtcgccaaaaaaaaaaaccctttcaaatctattaaaaacttaaaaacattttctaaatttttacttttaaatttaaattcaattaaaattacaaaactacCCCTATTTTATTACCTTAACCCAACATCCGCAGTTAAgagaaaaaacttcaaaaaaacctaaaactaaaatacaaatgaaaaaaattgggaaaaaaaactatatatgatCACACCCACCAACCAACTAGCCACAAAGCCAGaataaataaggctggaattggATCCAGTGTAGCATTTAATAAATGTGTAACAAAATGGGATACAGTTTGACTCCAATGTAGATGTAACTACTATGGGAAAGTTAATGGTTATAACAAAACTCCTGTGGCCAAAGATAACTAGCTAACTTTTCTCTGGTATTTGGATTTTCTAGTGCATGATCTTTATCATGATCCTCCAGCTGCCGCCGCACCCTTGTCATATTCACCCTGCTCTTCTTTTGCAAATTCCTCGATGAGCATGCGTTGCCTCTGCGTCAAGTTCCTGCATGATGAAGGAATAGATGAAATGCACCAAAATCTGCAAGCTGAATTCTCAGCCAATTCCAGTTGATAGAATTTATTGTACTAGCTAATAATTACTTACACTGGAATATGGACATTAAAATGAACATATTGGTCACCGTAGAATGCAGAACTTCTTGTCTTTATTCCTGGAtcaatcaaaatattcaattacaGGTCACCGCACAGTTTTATTGTTGTCATAACAAAGTTTTGCTTGGTCTTGTATGCTTACCTTTTCCTTTCAAAACGACCTTTTGACCAGGTTGAGTACCAGGCCGAACCTATAAACAATAAGTCAAGATTAGTGTCCTTTGATGGTTGGTAGATATCAACAATGGGGaacattcatttttaattttaatgaaactAATGTGGACCGACCTTCAAGACAACATCGCCAGTGAGAGTTGGAACTTGAATGGTGCCTCCCAAGACTGCCTGCtcaaaaaccaaacaattttaaCATGAACCTTTCCATGCTATAGCCAACATTGTAGTACAATGCTTGTATTAGCAAGCACCGACAGACTAAGTAgaattgttttcttattttctggAACACATCCGTACCTGACTAACATTAAGGACAGCATCTACATGTATATCAGCTTTCTCCCGCCGGAAAACAGGGTCTTCCCTGACCTATGAAGATATTATGTGATTTAGCACACACATGGCTAACTTACAAATATCAATATAGAACAATAGTAGAATGGACAAAAACCTTGATGGTAACATATAGATCACCCGGTTGATTACCATCGGGGTCTGCTGCACCGtttctataaatttttatagtttCATTATCATCCACACCTGAACAGACAACAGAAACAAGAGCAAATGCCACCACACAATACAAAAGCATGATAAGAAACAAGCTTTCAATGATCCTCTATCTGCACAGGATATGATCACATACACATATTGTTTATcatgaaaacaataatttcTCATCAAAAGCACTTAAAAAACCAGGCAGATTATGAGGATGTGTTGCTAAAAGGTGCTGATTTCAAAAATAGACCAATACccactttatttaattttaccaCAGAAAAAGCGGTTCCAAGATAACTTTTTTCACAGGTTAATATTGAATACAGAGTTTACCTATAACTATTTGCACGATTAATTCATTTGAGGATGTAGAAACATTACCTTAAGATGATTAACTATACAACATTAACCACCAAAATACTACCTCAAGAAAAGCAATGAAGtcaaaacaaaattcaattacCAGGAACAATATCCAACTTGATAGATTTCATTCCTCTGACAACTCTCTTTCCCTTGCATGATATGCAGAGGTGCTATACACAAAATTACACCCAGTTAGCAATACCAGACATTACAAAAGGACACAAACATAAAGATAAACATCAGGCCTAGTGATAACATAAACATGAGCATGTAGGGAGAAACCAAAGAGCAACTACATTAGGGTATTGAAGTTACAATACAAAGTCATTTCCCATCACACCCACAATACTGTGGACAATGATAACTTACTTTCGTTGCTTACATATAACTACTTAAAACTCtggtaaaagaaaatatcacaaattgttaataaatgtatattataaTCATATGCTGAAAATTTTATTCACAGAATGAAGATAGAGTTGGATGTGTTTTCCCACCAAGAATATTTCACCCAGACAGTGTGCCCATAAATACCACGAACTTGGCAAATGAATTCTCCAGAAAAAGTCTGCTAGAATTTATAAATGTCTATAACAAAtcaatggatgattattcaagcATCAAGCAAGCACATTTCCTgatcataattttaataatactaGCAAAGTTACATCTTCAACATGCATAGGACTCTTGAAAATGTTCTAATGCTACACGTAACGGATATTTTATCATCACCTAGCATACAAACAATTGGTTTCAAAGAATAGCTGAGCTTCACAAGCATCAGCTTCAAGTTTTTAACCGTTTTTAACCAAGTTGAACCAGTTCAAAAGTTCTCAGTATTCAAGGGGTGCGtgtaaaattcaaaatttgagatAACAATTATGTTAGCTTCTCAATAGTTCTacgaaaaaaaatgaaatgatttACTTGAAGACATATATGGCATTATAGCATGTATCACATCTCAACCAAACTCATCCTTCATATATGGTGAGAGATCCACATGGAGATGCAATGAGATACTTTAGATTCTGTATCTTGTTAAGTACCTTCACAGCTTTTCCAGATCCACCACATTGTGTACAGGTTGTTTGCAACCTAAAGGGTCCATTTTGCATGAAAATCTGCCAgattataataaaaaaggagaaattaatttgtctaaataaaacataatttagttttatagaaaattaaatagTGAATGCAGCTCCATCAGTATCTAACCATTCCTGAACCTCTGCAAGACCTACATGTTTCAGGTTTTGATCCGGGAGGGACACCAGTTCCATCTGCAAAAGAAAGGGACCAAAGAATGTCAACTGGGCAATATAAAATACAAGCCTACTTTATGAAAGGATATGTATCATACCACAAGCACCACAGGGTACATCAGTTTGAAAATTCACTTCTTTGGTGCAACCTCGGACTGCTTCCATGAATGATATTTCAAGTGAAACCTGCCAACAACATGAATTAGATGAAGATCATAACATCAGCAAGTAAGATAAGGAAGGAAACCAGGCTATCCTTAGTCaaggaaaatagagaaaaacCTTGACATCTTGTCCTCCAAATCCTCTGTCTCGGAAAATGTTCTTGAAGAACTGTCAAATTACATGACACATCAGAAAATTAGAACTAATTAATCAAATGGTATAAAAGCAGAATACAAagacttcaaaatttttataaaataagtgtAGCATTTCACATAGATAGAGTGACAAGTGACAAAAATTAGAGATCTAAGTTTTTCATCTTCCGCAAAATGCAAGCAACAAAACCTATGAAACACGGACACTCCGGGGAGCTTGGCGTACCCGTATCGTACCCGTATTGGACACACGGATACCCGGACACACCGTGGATATCGCCAAACACTCATATGCtttgtaaatgatttttttaaattactcatGAATATTTCCTAATTACTTCCCCATACACAAGATCACCAAATTaatctttaattaaatatatgacatatattacatgaaaactatatagatttatatttataataaatattttacataaatatataatatttttttatagctaTGTCATGCCGTAGCCGTGCActtaattttagaaatttctgtGTTATCGTGTCTGTGTCCTGTCATATCGTGTCACGATGTACGTGTCCATGCTTCTTAGAACATAACCATGATAATTGGCTCGGTCCATAAGCTCCTAGCCTTGAATGCCAGGGCCacaaacaaatttttaagaataatttGCAGATAGTGGGACTGAAATTTTAAATAGCTTCAGATGATGCGTTTCTAAATAACCtttattaattgttatgaaTATTTACAAATAGAATTCAAGTCTCAACAATTTAGGCTTGAGAACATCAACAAAAAGCTAAGTTCTCCACTTCAATGTTCAGGTCATAAGTTTTCTCTATGatgttaattatttgtttaagcAGGAAGATTATCACTCTTTAAGTATTATAGGGAATTTTTGCTTTCATATCAAGGATACATCATCAAACCCATATTTAGCCACCCTCAAGATCGAGAATTCTTGAATtagttaaaaacataaaatagctAGAACCAATACACGAAGATCAAAGATAAAAGATGAATTCTATAAGCAAACTAGGAGATAAGAAATTGttttataatcataaaaattgTTAACATAGAAAAGAGGTGGTCAATATTAACCAAAACAGTAAAACATCTTAGAAGAAGATGCATACATCATTCATCCCTCCACCACCagtaaaaaaatcttcaaatggATTGCCAaatccaccaccaccaccaccaccaaatgGACCACCACCAGGGCCACCCCCTGAAGCAGCTTGTTCGAAAGCATCATGTCCAACCTATCAGATCACCCACAGTAAGGAAGGACAAGCACTTATATATGCATCAAGCaacatatacatatgtatatatatatatatatataaacatgaatGATTGCCAAACATATATTGAAAACATTAACTTGAGGGAAAAAATGAAGATTAGAGCTAATACCTAAAAACATATTAAACTGTGTTCACATAGCCAAAAGGACAATAACAAGAAATTCATTCATAACCGCTTTTCAAACCATGTTATTAACATTTGTAAGCATCATGTTCAACCTATCAGATCACCCACAGTAAGGAAGGACAAGCACTTATATATGCATCAAgcaacatatatgtatatatatatagacatgaaTGATTGCCAAACATATATTGAAAACATTAGCTTGAGGGGAAAATTGAAGATTAGAGCTAATACccaaaaacatattaaattgTGTTCACATAGCCAAAAGGACACTAACAACAAATTCATTCATAACCGTTTTTCACCCATGTTATTGACATTTGTAAGGAACTAATCATGCGTACTTCAGTCTTAACAAGTAATAAACATCCCTATTCCTTGATGATCATGACAAAAGATTTCAACCACCAACTATATTACAACACAACATAAACCtcataaattaaatactaatagttaaagaataaaatatgcatAAACACAGTACCTGATCATAAAGTGAACGTTTTTCCTCATCCTTTAGAACCTGAAAGAAGAACATGCCAACATATTCTTAACATGCAAACACAAGGTTTTCCTAAAAAATGAATGCAGCAAGTCACATCTTTATCCTAAACATTTATTTACCTCATAAGCACGCTGAACTTCCTGAAACTTTTTCTCAGCCTCGGCATCATCTTTATTTGTATCAGGATGGAGCTTTTTGGCAAGCTGgacaaaaatattaacaataataaaacccAAGATGCAAAAGAATATTTCTCATTTCAAGCACCAATCACTAATCTTCTGTTGGATAATTTGTGGATAAgcattatcaattatttttaattatactaGGATTATTAGTGTAATATTAATTAtggatattaatttaaaatataacacatACCTAATTCAACTAGTGTCCTAATTCGACTATGGCTATATTTTGGGTCCTAATTATAATAGGGCATTATGGATTAGACTATCTATATATACAGCCATTGAGAGATCCGTGCGCTCTACTATCTATTCGCACATCTCTTCAGACCCCCCATAAATGGAGAGTTTTGTTTCTGGCGAGATTGAAAGAGAGCAGTTAGTTCTCTATTCAGAAATGTGAATATAAAACTTCGCTGGAAGGTATGCCACTTCatataaatttatgttattcATATCTAAGATCATGCTATAATATGTGTCTATCTTTATGATACTTGGaaatattgtttaataatttcatCACCATCAACTAAAGAAAGTTAAAATCCATAAGGCCGATAACAAAGTACAATCTCAACCATAAAATAAGACCGGTTGAAATATGCAATTTCAAGCCAATATTACATGATAGATTCATCAAATTCAAACCATGGACAATAAGAACCATGCAAAACTTACCCCATAATAAGCTTTCTTTATTTCAGAGGCCGAAGCATTCTTGCTGATTCCCAGCACATCATAGTAATCTCTAGCATGCATTGAACGTGTTCCtacatatcaaaatcaaaatttgaaaacctACACTCCCAACTGGTTTACTTCATTGCTTAATCTAAGGCATCCTTAAAAATCCAAGCTTTCAAACTTGTGTGAATTCAGAAAGCCCCTACCGTGAAAAAACCTGCTAGGGCAGCAGTTTCCATGAAAAGCCCCATCCAAATTTCTCCTTCTCGCTACACAGATTGTAAACACCcacatgaaaattttcaaaaagaaaaacacaaagagaACAATGGCTCTCCAACAAATTGGAGTTCTAGTCCACACACCTGAATCTGAATTCCGTTCACCGAAAACTGATGAAGAACTACAAATCCCAGATACGAACCGGCGCGAAGAGTCCTCGAACTGCGGCAAAGAATAGACAAAAGCTAACAACTCTAAGATCCAACTGAACCAAAGGAGAAGAGTTGATGAAGAATCCAAAGGCCAGAGGACTCACCGAAGTGATGGGAGATTCCTGGACAAGCTTTGATCCAAGGGACCTCCGGGCGAGCCAGTAGACAAGGCGGGCGCTCCCGGACCGCATCGTGAAGGAATGGCACAACAGAGAGACGCGGGCCGTGAAACTACAAGACGATTTCCAGAGAAATCACCATTAAAGGTCGAGGAGAGAGATCGAGCTCGGCGCGGAGGCGATGGCGAGGAGAAACCGTGGAGAGCAATGCGAGAGGATGCGGGAAAATGCTCTGTGGGGGCAATTAGGGCATGCTTCCCTAAGTTTATGGGGGGGGCAGTTTGGGAATTTGGATTGTACCACGTGGGCTATTCTTCGAGCGTGTGAAGCTTCTGGACTTCTCCTTTGCCAATAAATTTGTGaaagtataaataaaatatgttgaAACCATAAACACTAGTGTAAAAGGCCCGTGCCACGCTACGGccttcaatttataaaaaaatttgttttaaaaataatatacattatattatatatatgtaaagtctctttaataataataaaattaagaaaaaacataaatataatttattacttcaTTTGGTTTCttctaaaagatataaaaatcaGCCCctaatttccttttctttagtaatatatatacttatatacatactatttctattcaaatatatttttatgaattatagggtttgattgaataaaaaattcttctaaatcAGATTTAGAAGGAAAccttttaaatacaaaatattaagaatctaaatcattgaa includes:
- the LOC120272375 gene encoding chaperone protein dnaJ GFA2, mitochondrial, with protein sequence MRSGSARLVYWLARRSLGSKLVQESPITSFEDSSRRFVSGICSSSSVFGERNSDSARRRNLDGAFHGNCCPSRFFHGTRSMHARDYYDVLGISKNASASEIKKAYYGLAKKLHPDTNKDDAEAEKKFQEVQRAYEVLKDEEKRSLYDQVGHDAFEQAASGGGPGGGPFGGGGGGGFGNPFEDFFTGGGGMNDFFKNIFRDRGFGGQDVKVSLEISFMEAVRGCTKEVNFQTDVPCGACDGTGVPPGSKPETCRSCRGSGMIFMQNGPFRLQTTCTQCGGSGKAVKHLCISCKGKRVVRGMKSIKLDIVPGVDDNETIKIYRNGAADPDGNQPGDLYVTIKVREDPVFRREKADIHVDAVLNVSQAVLGGTIQVPTLTGDVVLKVRPGTQPGQKVVLKGKGIKTRSSAFYGDQYVHFNVHIPVNLTQRQRMLIEEFAKEEQGEYDKGAAAAGGS